A genomic region of Leptospira bourretii contains the following coding sequences:
- a CDS encoding glycerol-3-phosphate dehydrogenase/oxidase translates to MKQITKKENSRLGHLKSEYDIIIVGGGITGANVLWDATLRGYNCLLVEKNDYASGTSQATSKLIHGGLRYLKNLEFGLVRESLSERRYLAKISPHAVRPMGFIIPIRSWFQRIQLFLGMELYNALSFDRNQEIDADVQLPRYRWNSLGETIYKVLGLDRKSLKGSFQYYDYANPNPEKHTTEFILSAKEKGAHAFNYLSVTTLRKQNSGGYTVGLTDTLTGKKVLVSSKVVVNSAGPWADVIESMTGVTAEKKLVRSKGIHAVVRNICGNECVVLSKRDGSHLFVIPWRGKTIVGTTDTAYDDDPDAFKVKQSELVDLLDEVNYSFGFAKLTLKDVDYYYGGLRPLVEDPGSTEGTYSASRKSEIFHYENEGFPGFFSALGGKYTTSRAVAENLVNAIDNYTKGQESPCATKFTPLLGGRYQSLKELVNELQFKYPKTEGAKLETLARRYGSVTWKILSLEGKDTYRIPNGEIYYEEEVEYMVTHEDIFHLTDFYFRRSGVGTVGTLDPVEKTRLNKKIAKILGWNADRLKEEEKLVDERYKWFVD, encoded by the coding sequence CCGGTGCAAATGTTCTCTGGGATGCAACCCTTCGTGGTTATAATTGCCTTCTAGTAGAAAAAAATGATTATGCTTCTGGCACAAGCCAAGCAACTTCGAAACTCATTCATGGTGGACTTAGATATTTAAAAAATCTTGAGTTTGGACTTGTACGTGAGTCACTTTCGGAAAGAAGGTATCTTGCCAAAATTTCTCCTCATGCCGTGCGGCCAATGGGGTTTATCATCCCGATTCGTTCCTGGTTCCAACGTATCCAATTATTTCTGGGGATGGAACTATACAATGCTCTTTCCTTTGATCGAAATCAGGAGATTGATGCAGATGTACAACTTCCTAGATACAGATGGAATTCGTTAGGAGAAACTATATATAAAGTATTAGGACTGGATCGAAAGTCTTTGAAGGGGAGTTTTCAATACTATGATTATGCAAATCCCAATCCAGAAAAACATACAACGGAATTTATTTTATCTGCGAAAGAAAAGGGGGCTCATGCCTTCAATTATCTTTCTGTCACAACGTTAAGAAAACAAAATAGCGGTGGTTATACGGTTGGTCTCACGGATACACTAACCGGTAAAAAGGTACTTGTTTCAAGTAAGGTAGTTGTGAATTCAGCCGGACCTTGGGCGGATGTGATTGAATCTATGACGGGTGTTACTGCAGAGAAAAAACTGGTCCGCTCCAAAGGAATTCATGCAGTGGTTCGTAATATATGTGGAAATGAATGTGTTGTTCTGTCCAAAAGAGATGGCTCTCATCTTTTTGTCATTCCTTGGCGTGGAAAAACCATTGTTGGAACGACCGATACTGCGTATGACGATGATCCAGATGCTTTTAAAGTCAAACAGTCGGAACTTGTGGATTTATTAGATGAGGTAAATTATAGTTTTGGATTTGCGAAACTCACTTTAAAAGATGTGGATTATTATTACGGTGGCCTTCGTCCACTGGTAGAAGACCCAGGCAGTACGGAAGGAACTTATTCTGCTTCTAGGAAATCGGAAATTTTTCATTATGAAAACGAAGGATTCCCCGGATTCTTTTCTGCGTTAGGTGGGAAGTACACAACAAGCCGTGCCGTTGCAGAAAATTTAGTAAATGCAATTGACAATTATACAAAGGGGCAAGAGTCCCCTTGTGCCACAAAATTCACTCCATTACTTGGGGGAAGATACCAAAGTCTAAAGGAACTTGTAAACGAATTACAGTTTAAATATCCAAAAACCGAAGGTGCGAAGTTAGAGACCTTGGCCAGACGTTATGGTAGTGTTACCTGGAAGATTTTATCTTTAGAAGGAAAAGATACGTATCGGATCCCGAATGGTGAGATCTATTATGAAGAAGAAGTGGAATATATGGTCACCCATGAAGATATTTTCCATTTAACAGATTTTTATTTTAGACGTTCTGGGGTTGGTACTGTTGGCACTCTCGATCCAGTAGAGAAAACTCGTTTGAACAAAAAGATTGCAAAAATTCTTGGTTGGAATGCAGACCGATTGAAAGAAGAAGAGAAGTTAGTTGATGAAAGGTATAAATGGTTTGTTGACTAA
- a CDS encoding acyl-CoA thioesterase — MARISIDIPEKQIYSTDISVRISDINFAGHLAHDAILTLTHECRARFFHSHGWTEINVEGKGIVVSDVAIVYKSEAFFPDDLMMQLFVDNVSKKSLEMVYVITHKNGGKEIARAKTAIVFFDYAERKPCPIPDVFLKVLI; from the coding sequence ATGGCTCGGATCTCAATTGATATTCCAGAAAAACAAATTTATTCTACAGACATAAGCGTTCGGATTTCTGATATCAACTTTGCGGGGCACTTAGCTCATGATGCTATTTTGACCTTAACCCATGAATGCCGAGCTCGGTTTTTCCATTCACATGGATGGACAGAAATCAATGTGGAAGGGAAGGGAATTGTGGTATCTGATGTTGCGATTGTTTATAAATCAGAGGCTTTTTTTCCAGATGATTTGATGATGCAACTTTTTGTGGACAACGTGTCCAAAAAATCTTTGGAGATGGTTTATGTGATTACCCATAAAAATGGGGGAAAAGAAATCGCTCGGGCAAAAACAGCCATCGTATTTTTCGATTATGCGGAAAGAAAACCATGCCCGATCCCTGATGTTTTTTTAAAGGTCCTTATTTGA
- a CDS encoding protein kinase has translation MIDTKESLSQLVSDALLGEKYPIAKIISKIETEKNLEFRESLFQELIRQNPDIKEGLTIGFTGTPGAGKSSLLGELCKLFLDFAPDKKMAIVAIDPSSNLSGGSILGDRTRVTLPRRDTRIYFRSQPSQLELGGLNPYTYHVIRFLRRVFDYVFVETVGIGQNEISVSLISDLSFLVMQPLGGDQVQFMKSGIMEVPEAFIINKCDEESLANSSYYMLESTLEFIKDILPNQSLPPIFKTSVTKRKGIEELLLYILQYQKRKDKNSETLTQLTQWIRNEYGRWGISIWEELESSKWNQAIKRNPLGGIHKLKYEEEERKIVSFIQSKIK, from the coding sequence TTGATTGATACTAAAGAATCATTATCACAATTGGTTTCTGACGCACTACTTGGTGAAAAATATCCGATTGCTAAAATCATTTCGAAGATTGAAACAGAAAAAAATCTAGAATTTCGCGAGTCCTTATTCCAAGAACTAATCCGACAAAACCCAGACATTAAAGAAGGACTCACCATTGGATTTACTGGAACACCAGGCGCCGGCAAATCTTCGTTACTCGGTGAGTTATGCAAACTTTTTTTAGATTTTGCCCCAGACAAAAAAATGGCCATTGTTGCCATTGACCCTTCTTCCAATCTAAGTGGAGGTTCCATCCTTGGTGATCGAACAAGAGTGACTCTACCCCGAAGGGATACACGAATTTACTTTAGATCCCAACCTTCCCAATTGGAACTGGGAGGACTGAATCCCTATACCTATCATGTGATCCGATTCTTACGACGAGTTTTTGATTATGTATTTGTGGAAACTGTGGGTATTGGCCAAAACGAAATTTCAGTTTCTCTTATTTCCGATTTATCCTTTCTTGTGATGCAACCATTGGGTGGTGACCAAGTGCAATTTATGAAATCGGGTATTATGGAAGTCCCAGAAGCTTTTATCATCAACAAATGTGATGAGGAGTCTCTGGCAAACTCTAGTTATTATATGTTAGAATCCACTTTGGAATTCATCAAAGACATATTGCCGAATCAGTCGCTACCACCGATATTCAAAACATCAGTCACCAAACGAAAGGGTATCGAAGAACTATTGTTATACATCCTGCAATACCAAAAACGAAAAGACAAAAATTCAGAAACACTGACCCAACTTACACAGTGGATTCGGAATGAATATGGAAGATGGGGAATTTCTATCTGGGAAGAATTAGAATCTTCCAAATGGAACCAGGCAATCAAACGAAATCCGCTTGGTGGCATTCATAAACTCAAGTATGAAGAAGAAGAACGTAAAATCGTTTCTTTCATTCAATCAAAAATCAAATAA